Within Coffea arabica cultivar ET-39 chromosome 4e, Coffea Arabica ET-39 HiFi, whole genome shotgun sequence, the genomic segment CCTGATGTTAATACATCAAGTAGACTGCTACTTACAAGTCGCAATCGGGGTGTTCCCTTACATGCAGATGCTCTTAGCAAACCTCACGTTCTGAAAACTTTGGGGCAGGAAGATAGCTGGCAGTTGTTCCTCAGAAAGGCCTTAGGCCATGGGGATGATGCTGGGTGCCCTTCGGATATGGAAGAAGTAGGCAGAGagattgcaaaaagatgtgATGGTCTACCATTGGCCATCACGGTTATGGGTGGCCTGCTACTGACAAAGAAAAAGTTGAAGAGTGAATGGGAGAAAGTTCTCAACAACTTCAGCACATACCTATCAAGGAGCCAGAGGGGAGTATCAGCAACTCTGGAATTAAGTTATGCAGACCTCCCTCCCAATCTGAAACTTTGCTTTTTGTATTTGGGTTTGTTTCCAGAAGACTCCGAGATTTCTGTGCGCAAGTTGATCCATATGTGGGTTGCAGAGGGAATAATGCAGAAAAGAGATGCAGAAAATTTGGAGGAAACTGCAGCATATGATGTGGAACAACTTTTTAGCAGAAATATGGTCCAGGTGGTGGAAATGACTACTGATGAAAGGATCAAAAGTTGCAGAGTCCATGATTTATTGCGAGAGCTTGCAATCAGAAAggcaaatgatgaaaaaattttTCACACCGATGAAATCAGAGATGATGAAATATCAGCCAAATCCAGGTACCTTGCTGTTCATATTCTCCCTTGGGATAAAAATTATGTTGGGTGTTCGATCCCTCCTGTCCGGTCTCTGCTTTTTTTCAATATCCACGGTTACAGGGAAAACATTAGTCTTAGCTTCAAAAGTTTCAGAAAGCTTAGGATACTAGATCTTGAGAAAGTTATGATGGCTTATTTGCCAAAAGAAATTGGTGAAATCAGGCTTCTAAGGTACCTCGGTTTACGGCGCACATGGATTACAAGACTCCCTCATTCCGTCGGTTGCTTGCGATACCTACAAACTCTTGACATACGGACAAACTCTGTATATTTCCCAGTGAtagtttcaaatttcatttggaagcttgaaagtttaCGGCATCTATATGCGCGTGATGTAAGAAGTAATGTGCCTCTTAAGATTGAAGGATTGAGAAATCTCCGAACTCTGTCAGGCATACACTTTGATGACATTATGCACAATAACATGATAACTTTGATGAGTCTTCAGAAACTGGGGATTTGGGTGGATGACAGGTCAGAAATAGACAAACTCTGCATGCATTTATCTGAGGTTGGAAGCCTAAAGGCGCTAGGCCTTTATCGTAATCCAGGAAGAGGGTGGCCACAATCTCTAGCTGGACTTTCTAAGCTCCATCATTTAACAGAGCTCAAGCTATCCGGGGTGAGTTTGAGAACGCTGCCTCCTGATTTCCCTCCAAATCTCTCTCGCTTGTCTTTGAAATTCACACGTCTCAAGGATGACCCAATGCCAACACTAGAGAAGTTGGGACAGCTGTCGTTCCTCAAAATGGAATGTGCGTACGAGGGAAAACAGCTATTCATCTCTAGGCATGGCTTTCACCAATTGAAATTCCTTGAGCTCAGCCGCCTATATGATTTGGATGAAATAAATGTGGAGAAAGGTGCATTGCCACGGCTCCGGTGCCTGAGAATCAGGAAGTGCCTCTCATTAGAGAAGTTGCCGGAAGAGCTTGACCCTGAGCTTGTGGACAAAGCTTGAGCTTGTGGACGTGCCAGAAGATTTCATCAGTGGGCTTGATGCGGACACAGTACCCAGTGCCCGAAGGAACGATTTTACAATGGAAGATATTAGTGTAGTGATTACTAAAATTATTTTAAGTTTgtatcaaaatatataaacaaaaaGAATGTTTCCAATTCAACATGACTTTTGTTTTCCCCAATTCAACATGACTTGCTTTGTCATTATTTCACTCTTTATTTTCGTCATATAATTCAGATCAACCAACAAGCTTTTTAAGTCCATTTTTTCACACTTCAATGCTTGCTTTTTTTAATTGTCCCACCATTAAATAAGGAATGACTCTTTTGTTATTAATGATGTTTTGGGTAATTAACAGTGCCTATACCTACACCTTATAGGATTTGTCTCTCTATCAatttactccctccgtcccactttgatagtcctgttttcctttttcgtctgtcccaaattgtagtccactttccaattgaagaatgtaattatattttaatttttctaaaatacccttatttaatataggttgttgttactataaacttaccccatttaatgagagttgattctttttttaccatcaattcaagttcccataaaattgtactctatttaatgtgagggtattttaaaaaaataacaatctaaatttagtttttcaacaaaattaactactttttcttaaactgtgtgaaaaaagaaacaggactatcaaaatgggacggagggaataCATTGCATATATCATATTAATACAAgtagtaatttaaaaaaaaaaagttcatgtCTTGAATAGGCCTCGAATATCCTGATAGTTTGGCATTTGGCAATGAAATTGACTATATAACCAAAGGCCGACATGAAAGTACGCAAACAGAATTAATCTATCACCTTAAGAACAAGGATTTTTGTAATAGTATCCACTGACACACTTATACatatttcatttttaaatgatttttcaaattaataTTTCACTACTGCCAGAAAAGACTAACACACGAGTAACCGTTAGCCCAGCTCTAAAAACAATAATATAAAATACATTCATTTTAATATAGTCAAACTCCTAAAATACAATATAAAAGGTCTATTTTTGTAGACGAGGGAATGAATGAGAAATACAATATCAGAAAAATCAGTCGCAATTCTACGCATGCCATTTATGGTGGTCATTATTGCGGCTGCATCTTGGTGTAAAAAAGGCATGGCCAACAACTCTTACAAGCAAAAAACGAATTATGAATTAATCATGGCCAACAACTCTTATAAGCCACATATTGTCTTTACATTTTCTGTCTGACTTTGAACTTAAAACAGGTAACAACAACGTCCTTCTTTCTTGATGTAACGTACTCCATCTCTATGATGGCCcgaataaattttttatacaatttattttgcattctttACATCTTCTGCGCAGCTACAACCTTTGGATGTATCCAAGAAGGATTACCTTTGGCATGATGGCTGATAGAGGTCTTTCTGTGTCTGCAGTTCTATATCGACACAAAAGAGTCAGTTATGTTACTTTTCTAAACTCCAtttaattggtcgaatttacaGATATCATCCATTACATATGTAAAACCAATTTGGTTCCTGATATTGTAGGAAAGATGTATCCAAGAATTTATTGTTGGACGTATTTGCGGGTCCAAATTTTGCTTCGTTAGGTGCATTCGAGCATACATTaccgtataatttttttttttttgtctattttGCTTCGTTGGTTGAGATTTCATGCACTTGTATACGTTACATAATTTGATGTACCTTTGTTGTACACTTAAATTTTATTCAAGTACATCATTTTATTATACAAATAAACATGATGGTTTCTACACGTACACCAAATTCtgaaaaaaattacaataacAAAACATAACCACATTAAACCCATCCCAATCCCATATTATACCCTGCCCTTAtgcaacaattaacacatatagTTTTTCCTGTTCTTTGAgttttaataaacataaaaaaaattacaactcATGCACCGTATATACCATAGGAAAAAATATTCAAGCTATATAAGCATACAACACAAGTACAATTTAACAGTAGAAATATCAATATATCATAATTGCGAGAGTGAAATTAAGTCTCCAGGAAAACGAATTAGAACTTTTGGAAATTGAGGTGAAAATGGAGAGTCGgtgagagaaaaagcaaaagggAAAGATATgcataaaaagaaaattaaaaactctacatctttcttctttttgggtAAAACccaaacagaaaaaagaaaaacagaagcaTTTTCTCCTTATGCTAATTCCAGTAAAGTAAGGAATGTTTgccttttttattgttttggttAATACAATAATTTCTATTCTACATCTActcctactctatactaaggGGAAAGCCTTTACACTCGCTagtgaatttttcaaaaaattttggggAAGAAACCAAGAGATTTGGTCCATTGACCTATACTCAAGGAGAGATTTAACTCTTTTTTCAGTGGCTAATTACTCTAGAGTTCATTGGTTTCAAGAAAAGTCTGCTTGAAAGAATGATAATTTGTAAACTTTAAATCAAACAAACATGTGAATTTAACTTTTGGAATAATAGGGCCCaagtttatttaattaaaatagaaaaattatacTAAAAAAATCCTAGAGTATACAATAGAAACATGTAAAAGGATTTTTCTATTCTTAACAAAAGTAACCTCTTAATGTTTTAAGGATACAATAGACACGTAGAGAGAGGGTTCGAATCTCTATTTCGAATTCCCCTCTACAATTATATGAACTTCTACCTTGTTTCGAAAACAATAAGGGACGAATGAAAAACCAtttaactagtattatttttcGCGATTAGGGCATCCTTATTAGTAAGCCTTGGTGGAAACAAATAGCAGTTAGTCTCAAGAAACTAACTTAAATTGACTTATTGAGTGAATACAATACATCAAAAATCATGAATCATGATCCTTATGGTAATCATGGTtgatttgttctttttttttttttttgagaaaattcaCAATTTCGTTCATAAGATCTACACAAATGAACGATACACCAAATATATCATAGAGATAACAAATTTGAAGAATTTACATATATACAAGATCTGAGAATTCAAATAACAATATCATATTATGAATCTCCAACCTATTCAAATGATATCAATTCCTTTAAGCCCAAAGAATATATGTGCATGTGTCATATTATGAATCTCCAACCTATTCAAATGATATCAATTCCTTTAAGCCCAAAGAATATATATGTGCATGTCTCCGCCTCTTATATTTGCTATTTAACTGCTTCAAACTCATTTGTTAAAGTGACATTTGATAAAATAgatcttaaaatttttaaatttgacAAACAGATTTTAAAGAGCTAAGATTTGACATAAAAAAtataaactaaaagaaaattcTCACTAGAAACTCTAGGAGAAAAAAAACTCTAGGGGAGAAAACATGTCTCACTAGGAAATCCTAAGAGAAAATgctcaaaatttttatttggttCTTACCCTATATATCAACTTCATTTAATTTATACTGTTCCAAATTCACCTCTTTAAGTTTATGAACTCCTACCTTATTTTCAAAAACAATAATGAATTTTAACTTGTCTTAGTTTTTGTGATTAGGGAATCTTTTAGTAGTTTATAAGTTAAGACATGATTGGAATTGGCAGTCATGGTATTCACATTGAATATTTGGAGATATAATTATATGGGAAACAATATGAAGTTTTAtcaatctcaaaattttttagatatttgttGCAAAACAAAGAGTTCAATATATATGAAAGAATGTTGATAGTTGAATTATTTAAAGACAATAATTGTACTATCTTGGTAATGCTAATAAAGTAGCTGATGCATCATGTAGTAAGGTCAATTCCAATATGTATTCTAATTGAGTAAGCGAAAGTGTTAGGTCTGGTCTCAGAAAATTGACAAGCGAGAGTAATATGGTTCTTGACCACCCAATAAAGAcaaaaacaaatcaaataaaccaAACAACAAAACCTAGAATTTTATGTGGTTCAGTCAAATTCACCTACGTTCATGGGCAAATGGATAGTAGATTTACTATAATAGAAAGAGAGTACAAAAGAAAGAATACAAAATCCTAGGAAATAATTTCTAGATCTAAAAAGGCACCTgaaattgaaaatataaaagagattaaaaatttatatatatatatatatatatatatatatatatatatatatatatatatatgtgtatataaagAGATCCCATATTTAGCTTAATTAGATGCATTCGAGCATACATtcccaaataaaaaattatatatatatattgtctaTTAGTTATCTAGGGTGAGGTACGGTTGGTTGAGATTTCATGCACTTGTATACGATACATTAATTTGATGTACCTTTGGTGTAcacttaaatttcattcaagtGCATCATTTTATTATACAAATAAACTTGGTTTCTACACATACACCAacttctgaaaaaaaaaattacaataacTATACATAACCACATTAAACCCATCCCAATCCCAAATTAATTCTGTTTCAGCTTCACACCCTTGCATTCCCCACCCTTATGCaacaattaaaatatatatatagtttttcctGCTCTTTAAgttttaataaacataaaaaaaaattacaaatcagGCACC encodes:
- the LOC113740783 gene encoding putative disease resistance RPP13-like protein 3, coding for MAGSVISLVIGRTVDLLHKKSVFLKDVGRQVERLGNDLEWMRCFLEDAEQRQDENARIRNWVSEIRAAAYDAEDIIEIFASKIESIKDKGFVTRLACYPRRIVSLDKIGKEIESLQTRLNDIAASREKYGIKNLGEGMSAHGEELQRIRRSSPFSEDKDIVGFEELTKSLVAELLKEDKNRRVVSIVGMGGAGKTTLAKKVYNHADVRARFNCRAWVCLSLSYDHKEMLRSIIKQLNTVDNKLLEMLEKMEEQDLERRLYQDLQDKCYLLVLDDVWKEEAWDCLARAFPDVNTSSRLLLTSRNRGVPLHADALSKPHVLKTLGQEDSWQLFLRKALGHGDDAGCPSDMEEVGREIAKRCDGLPLAITVMGGLLLTKKKLKSEWEKVLNNFSTYLSRSQRGVSATLELSYADLPPNLKLCFLYLGLFPEDSEISVRKLIHMWVAEGIMQKRDAENLEETAAYDVEQLFSRNMVQVVEMTTDERIKSCRVHDLLRELAIRKANDEKIFHTDEIRDDEISAKSRYLAVHILPWDKNYVGCSIPPVRSLLFFNIHGYRENISLSFKSFRKLRILDLEKVMMAYLPKEIGEIRLLRYLGLRRTWITRLPHSVGCLRYLQTLDIRTNSVYFPVIVSNFIWKLESLRHLYARDVRSNVPLKIEGLRNLRTLSGIHFDDIMHNNMITLMSLQKLGIWVDDRSEIDKLCMHLSEVGSLKALGLYRNPGRGWPQSLAGLSKLHHLTELKLSGVSLRTLPPDFPPNLSRLSLKFTRLKDDPMPTLEKLGQLSFLKMECAYEGKQLFISRHGFHQLKFLELSRLYDLDEINVEKGALPRLRCLRIRKCLSLEKLPEELDPELVDKA